TCGACGGCTACGAGGGCGAATTTCTGGTAGGCGAGGAGGAGTTCGAAGAAGCTGAGAGGCTGATTCCAGAAAAAGACAAGGAGATCATCAAGCGTACAATAGAAAGAATCCGCTTTTACCACGAGAAGCAGCTTGAGAACGATAAGCTCTACATAAAGAACGCCTCGCTTTACGGCATAATCTACAAGCCAATTAGGAGGATAGGAATCTACGTCCCGGGAGGAAAGCCTCTGCCCTCGACGCTCATGATGGTCGGGGTTCCAGCAAAGATAGCGGGCGTTAAGGAGATAGCGGTTACAATACCACCCAAAAATGGCAAAGTTAACCCCTACGTCCTCTACGTGGCAAAGCTCCTCGGCATTAAAGAGGTCTACAAGCTCGGCGGGATTCAGGCGATTGGAGCAATGGCTTACGGCATTGGAATGAAGAAAGTGGACAAAATCTTTGGTCCGGGCAACAAGTTCGTGAACGAGGCAAAGAGGCAGGTTTTCGGTGTTGTGGGAATTGACAGCTTGGCTGGACCGTCGGAGATAGCAGTTATAGCCGATGAGAGCGCGAACAAAGAATACGTCCTCTACGACTTACTCTCCCAGCTTGAGCACGGAAAGGACAGCAAGGCCTGGCTCCTGACGACTTCAAGAGAGCTGGCAGAGTACTGCAGCAGGGACGGAATCGAGGTCGTTCTCTGTGAGAGCCTTGAGGAATGCGCCGAAAAGGCTAACGAGATAGCTCCAGAGCACCTGGAGATAATCACCGAGAACCCGATGGGACTGGTTGACCTCATAGACAACGCGGGAGCGATATACCTCGGGGAGTACACGCCAGTGCCAGCGGCTGACTACTTCCTCGGCGTCAATCACGTCCTTCCGACAGGAGGAGCAGCGAAGTTCAGCGGAGTTTTGACAGTTATGGACTTCATGAAGAGGATTAGCTTGGCCTACGTCAGCAGAGAGGAGTTCTTGGCGGAGAGATATCTAGGAATTCGCCTGGCTGAAATTGAAGGACTTGAGATGCACAAAAGGAGCATGGAGGTTAGAAAATGAGGCGCAAAACGAAAGAGACTGACATAACTGTGGAGATTGGCGTTGAGGGAGGCATAGAGACGGGAGATAGGGTGTTCGACCACCTCCTCACCGCTTTATTCTTTTACATGGAGCAGAATGTCAGCATCAGGGCGAGCTACGATTTGAGGCACCACCTATGGGAAGACCTGGGTATAGTCCTCGGAGAGGAGCTTAGGGAGAAAATTATGGGCAAAAAGATAGCGCGCTTCGGAAATGCCGTAATGCCTATGGACGATGCACTGGTTCTGGTCGCCGTGGACATCTCAAGGCCCTACCTAAACCTTGAGCTTGACGTGAAGGAGAGCGAAGAGGGCTTCGAGGTTACGCTCGTCAGGGAGTTCCTCTGGGCGCTGGCGAGGACGCTGAATGCAACAATCCACGTGAAGCAGCTGGCTGGAATAAACGCCCACCACATAATCGAAGCGACCTTTAAGGGACTCGGCATTGCTCTAAGACAGGCTTTGAGAGAAAGTGAGCGTTTGGAGAGCACAAAGGGGGTGCTGTGGTGATTGCAATAGTTGATCTCGGCATAGGCAACTTGGCCAACGTGAGGAAAGCCCTCGGAGGGGTAATTACGAGCGACCCATATGAAATAGAAAAAGCTGAGAAAATAGTCCTGCCAGGGGTTGGAAACTTTGGCGCTGTGATGGAGAAGCTTGAGCCTTTGAGGGGAGTTATCTTGGATGCTATAAACGACGGGAAGCCGTTCCTTGGGATATGTCTTGGACTTCAATTGCTGTTTGAGTGGAGTGAAGAAAGCAATGGTAAGGGCCTAGGTGTCTTCGAGGGTAACGTTGTGAGGTTTAGGGGAGTCAGAACGCCGCACATAGGCTGGAACCAGGTGTGGCAGAAAAAAGAATGCAAGCTCTTTGATGGCATAAAGGACGGAGCTTACTTCTACTTTGTCCACTCCTACTACGCCCAGCCAGCGGACGAGGGCATAATCGCCGGAGTTACCGATTACAAGTCCAAGGGGGACGAGGTCGTCTTTACCTCGGCAGTCTGCAGGGACAACGTCTTCGCGGTGCAGTTCCACCCTGAAAAGTCGAGCAGAAACGGGTTGAGACTTTTAGCAAACTTCAGGAGGTTGTGAGATGAGAATTTATCCAGCCATTGACCTCATGGGTGGAAAAGCCGTGCGCCTCTACAAGGGGCAGAAGGAGAAAGTGAAGGTCTACGGTGATCCTGTGGGGATAGCAAGCAGATTTGCGGAGCTCGTTGATAAAATCCACGTCGTGGACTTAGACGGAGCTTTCACAGGGAAGCCACAGAACCTTGACGTTGTGAAGGAGATAATAGAGGAAACAGGGCTTAAAGTCCAGGTCGGAGGGGGCTTCCGCTCCTATGAGAGCATAGCAAAAGCATACGAAATCGGCGCCGAGAACGTCATAATCGGCACGAAGGCCTTCGACCTCGAGTTCCTGGAGAGGATAACCGGCGACTTCGGCGGGATAACAGTCAGCCTCGATGCAAGGGGCGGGAAGATAGCGGTTAAGGGATGGCTCGAGGAGAGCTCGCTTAAGGTCGGGGAAGCCTACGAGATGCTCAGGGAGTACGTGGACAGGTTCATCTACACATCAATCGAGAGGGACGGCACGCTGACGGGGATAGAAAGCATAGAGCGGTTTTGGAAGGATGAGGAGTTCATCTACGCCGGGGGAGTTTCGAGCGTGGATGATGTGCTCAAGCTGAGGGGGGTCGGCTTCTCTGGAGCCATAGTCGGAAAAGCCCTCTACGAGAGTGAGGTTAGCCTGAAAGAGCTTCTGGAGGTTCTGGAATGTTAGCCAAGAGGATTATAGCTGCTCTTGACATAAAAGATGGGAGAGTCGTCAAGGGAATAAAGTTCCAGAACATCAGAGATGCTGGCGACCCAATAGAGCTCGCCAGGAGATACGAGGAAGAAGGGATAGATGAGATCGTCTTCCTCGACATCACGGCATCGTTTGAGAAGAGGAAAATCCTGCTCGACCTCGTTAAGCGGATAGCGGAGGAAATATACGTCCCCTTCACCGTCGGAGGGGGGATAAAGAGCGTCGAAGAGATAAGAGAGATAATCAAAAGTGGAGCGGATAAAGTTTTTCTCAACACTGCCGCAGTAAACAACCCTGAGCTCGTGAGGGAAGCGGCAGAAGTTGTCGGCTCTGCGAATTTAGTGATAGCGATTGATGCAAAGTGGAACGGGGAGTACTGGGAGGTTTACACCCACGGGGGAAGGAAGGCGAGGGGGATTAACGCAGTAGAGTGGGCCAAAGAAGTCGAGAGGCTTGGTGCCGGTGAGATACTGCTCACGAGCATGGACACCGATGGAACCCAGAAGGGCTTTGATATTCCCTTAACCAAAGCCATCGTTGAAGCAGTTGATATCCCAGTCATTGCCTCCGGCGGCGCTGGAAGTCCGGAGCACTTCTACGAAGCTTTCAAGATTGGAACAGAGGCTGCTTTGGCAGCTTCAATCTTCCACTACGGGAAATACACTGTCAGGGAGCTGAAGGAGTATTTGGCTGGGAAGGGCATACCCGTGAGGCTGGACTACTGAGGTGGTAGCATGGAGGAGCTGATTAAGAAGGTCAACTGGGAGAAGAACGGCGGAATCATTCCCGTAATCGTTCAGGACACGAGGGGAGAAGTTTTAACGCTGGCCTACATGAACAGGGAAGCATTGAGGAAAACGCTTGAAACGGGCTACGCCCACTACTATTCGCGCTCACAGGACAGAATTAGGATGAAGGGGGAAGTCAGCGGCAATGTTCAGAAGGTCAAGGAGATAAGGATAGACTGTGATAACGATGCCCTGCTTTTAATTGTTGAGCAGGTTGGTGCTGCATGCCACACGGGGAATTACTCATGCTTTTACAGAAAGTTAGGAGAGCCTGAGAGAATCGCCGGCGGAATAGACTACTCGCTCACAATCCTGAGAGAGCTTGAAGAGCTGATAAAGCAGAGAAAGGAGAAGCCCCTTGATGGCTCTTACACCTCAAAGCTCTTTGCTGAAGGGAAAGAGAAGATTTACAAGAAGTTCGGGGAGGAAGCCGTTGAGGTACTCGTCGCAGAGAACAAGGAGAGGATAATCTACGAGACCGCCGATATGCTCTACCACCTCTTGGTTCTCCTAGCATACAACGGCATAAGTTTGGGTGAGGTTATGACCGAGCTGAGGAGGCGCAGGAAATGAGGATTAGGCCTCTTGTTAAATCTTTCCAGCCCTATAAAGTTTTGGAGGGAGATTACAGGATATGGCTTGACAAGAACGAGAACCCCTTCGATTTACCGCCCGAGATAAAGGAGGAGATTTTTGAAGAGCTAAAGCGGGTTCCCTTCAACAGATACCCTCACATCACCGCCGACCCGCTGAGGGAAAGGATAGCAGAGTTTTTAGGGCTTGACAAAGAAAACATAATCGTCGGAAACGGGAGCGATGAGCTGATAAGCCTAATTTTGAAGCTCTTTGATGGGGATCACGTAGTCATAAGCTCCCCCACCTTCGGGATGTACGGCTTCTTTGCAAAGTTCGAAGGGATCGATTTAATTGACGTCCCATTAGATGAGAACTTCAGACTTCAGAACGTCGAGGAGTATGCAGAAAACGCCAGGGCACTCTTTATCTGCTCCCCAAACAACCCCACAGGCAACGCTCAAGATAGAGAAAAGATAATAAGCGTCCTTGAAACCGGTGCTCCGGTCGTTTTGGATGAAGCATACGCAGAGTTTGCAAAGGGCAGCAACGTGGACCTAATCAGCGAGTACGACAATTTAATAGTCCTGAGGACGTTCTCAAAGGCCTTCGGGCTTGCAGGGCTCAGGGTTGGCTATGCAGTCGGGAGTAAAGAGGTAATAGACTACCTCCACCGAATCAAACCGCCTTTTGCTCTGAACTCCATCTCAATGAAGATAGCGGAGCTCATGCTCGACCACTACGATCTAGTCAAACGGAACATCGGCTACATAATCAAGGAGCGTGAGAGGATCTATCGGGAGTTCAAGGACTACGCGTATCCGAGCGAGGCCAACTTCATCCTGATGAAGCTTAATGCCTATGAATTTTTACTTGAAAAAGGCATCGTGGTGAGAAAGCTCGGCGGGAGATTGGAGGGACACATAAGGGTTACCGTCGGCAAAAAGGAGGAGAACGACGAGCTGATTGGAGCGTTAAAGGAGTTCATGGAGGGGAGAGGATGAAGTGGATCATCTTCGACGTTGACGGCGTTCTGATTGATGTTCGTGAAAGCTACGACTTAGCCACAAAGCTCACGGTGGAGTACTTCCTCGGACTCTTCGAGATTAAGAAGAGAATCAAGCTAGACTGGATAAGGAAGCTTAGACGGAAGGGAGCTTTTGGTGATGACTTCAAGGTCAGCGAGGCGCTGATACTCTTTGCGATAGCCGGAGACGTTGAAGGGCTCATAGAGGAGTTTCCGGAGGGCGAAGGAATAAACTGGGTTCGCGAGAGGTTTGGGATTGGACTCTTCAACGGGAGCATTGAGCGGGTTTTTAACACATTTTACTTGGGTGAGCACTACCCGGGAAGGCTCTTCGACTTCGATGGCCTCTGGAAGAGAGAGAAGCCAATAGTAAGGGCGGAACTGCTCGAGATGGCCAAAAAGCGGTTCAAGCTCGGCGTTATAACGGGGAGAAGCGCCTTGGAGCTTGAGCTGGCGGAGAAGCTCATAGGCTTCCACTTCGAGAAGGCCGTGACGAGGGAGCTCTACGTGAAGCCCGATCCGAGGGCAATATGGCACCTCACCCGGGGTGAAGGGGGAGTTTACATAGGGGACACCGTGAACGACGAGCTCCTGGTTAGGAACTACCGGGAAAAATACGGGGCAGATTTCAAGGCCATCATAGTGGGAAGAGACGTTGAGGATGTAAACGAGGCAATGGAGACGCTGTTGGGGTGATTGGCTTGAGAATAGCCGTTATAGGTGCTGGGACAATAGGTGGGGCGGTCGCAAAAGCTTTGGCTGAGGCGGGCCATTCTGTAATCGCAACGCGCAGGAACACCGAAAAGGCCAGGTGGTTAGAGGAACACGGCGTCAGGGTCATCAGGAATAACGTCAAGGCCGCAGAATGGGCGGAGGTAGTTTTCATAGCAGTCAAGCCAAACAAAGTGGCGGGGATCCTCGAGGAAATTGAGAAAGCCATAAGGGGCAAGCTCGTGGTTTCACTGGCCGCTGGGATCCCCCTTAGAAGTCTCAAACGACTGGCGCCGAAAGCCAAGTTCGTGAGGGCAATGCCCAACATAGCCATTTTAGTCAAAGAGTCATTCACGGCCTATACGTCAGATGGACTAACCGATGAAGATATAAAAACTGTTGAAAGTCTTTTTAGTTCCTTCGGAAAATGTCTACAGGTCGAGGAAGAGCATATGGACGCCATAACTGGCCTAAGCGGTTCAGGACCGGCCTATGTTTCCGTGTTCTTGGAGGCCATGATTTATGGCGGGCTCAGGGTTGGCCTCTCAAGGGACGTTGCCAAGCTTGCTGCGGCACAGACTCTGCTTGGAACCGCAAAGCTTCTCTTAGAGAGCGAAAACCATCCTGCAGAGATCAGAGATATGGTAATAACGCCGGGAGGGACTACAATAGATGGTATCTTTGAGCTGGAGGAAGGAAAGATAAGAACGGCCATAATGAAAGCCGTTGACGCCGCGACAAAGAAGTCTAGGATACTCTCAGTAGAAATCAAAAAGTAGCAGACCCCCTACATAAAAATAAGGGTATCAAAGGTGACCGTTATCAAAGTCATCAAATAAAACAATAACTTCCACACCATAAGTGGGAGATATCAAAACAGAAAACGCATTTCCCGCAACCTAAATACTTTGCAATTAATAACTTATATATACAATCAGCGCATAGTTCTTCAATAGGTGAGTAGCTTTAGGTGGGTATTATGGGAAGGGTATCCACAGGGATAAAAGGCCTGGACAAGATGCTTGGAGGAGGACTAATCCCCGGGAGAACGTACCTGGTTAAAGGTGGCCCGGGAACGGGAAAAACCACTCTCACCATTCAATTCCTCACTGAAGGCGTGAAAAACGGTGAAAACGTCCTCTACGTGACACTTGAGGAGTCCCTTAAAACCTTAAAGGAGGATATGTCAAAGATGGGGTTTAACTTGGACGATCCTAAATTCGATGCAATAGATGCAACCCCTGTTACAGACATGACACACAACATCTTTGCTGGCACATTCTATGAGACGTTTGGAAAGAGTTTCGAAAAATTAATGAGCTCAATTCAAGACAAAGTTAAATCTAAACATTATTCAAGGGTGGCTATTGATCCTTTAACAATGCTGAAGCTCACAGTGAAAGACGAACTGGATTACAGGACAACGTTCATAGGTTTCCTGAAGTCACTATCCGAGCTTGGTGCCACTGTCATTTTAACTTCTGATTTAAAGACCAGTGATGTGGAGGAGTACCTGGTAAGTGGGGTCATAGAACTTAAGACCCTTGAAGTAAGCGGGCGGATACTAAGAGGGATTATAATCCGGAAATTCCGAGGAAGCTCCTTTGATGAACAAATTAGGCCCTACAAGATAACCACTGGTGGAATTAGGGTTTACAATAATGAAAACATCTTCGTTGAGTGACTGAAAATGAAAACGGGAATAAAAAAGCTCGATAAATTGCTGGGCGAAGTCCCTGAAGGCAGTATGATCCTAATAGAGACGGTAGGTACTTTGGGCGAGGAGATAGCGGTAAGTATGCTACAGACCAACAAGGAAAAAGCCGTTGCGTTCGTTACATCCCAGCTCAGGGAAGAGTTCGAGAAACGCTTTAATCTACGGGAAATAGAGATGGTAGTTCTTGGACGGGATATGTATCAGGAGGAACTTTATAAGATATCCTACATTCTCAGAAACGTCCCAGAAGGCTCAAGTGTGGGGTTCTTCCTTCTTCACCCACTCCTCGTTTTCCAGTCTTCGAGCATTGTGTTCAGACTGTTTTCAGAACTCGTTACGATAGTTCAAGAAAAGAAGGCAGTCATGGTAGTCCTCCTTGACAAAAGGCTCATCAACAGCAAAAGCCTAGCCGTGTTCGAGAACTATGCCACCCATGTTATAGATATTATTGAGGAAGTTGATGAATTCAAAATAACCCGCGGTCTCAGGATAAAGAAGTCTCCTGGAGGAGGAACAGATTTCTACGAGTTCGATATCATAAATGGAGAGGTCATTATAGGTAATCCGATTATATGAACCCACTCCGATGCACTTCACTCTCAGAACAGCAACGTTGGTGTTGGTGGTCTATACCGTCTGCCCTTTTTCATATCTGGATTTTCAAATAAATGGAAAAGGACTGGTGGCTCTATGGCCAAGGGCAGCAGTTTTTATATCCATTGAGTTTTCGGTTTGCTCTTAGACACGCACATAGAAGAGAACGTGCCCGCAGTACCCGGTATGGCTGAACTGTCACTCTACATAACCGACAGTTTCCTCCATGTTGGGAATGTAATCTTGCTTCTGCTCGCTATTATGAAGCCCATATCCCGGTAAAGTCCGGCGGCAAATTTTTAAAAGAAAGGATAAAGCGACCAATATGCTCTACCTAGAGATACTCGGAAACCTTCCAGAGATGGCCAGGGATGAAGTTAAGGCTATGCTCGAGCTCTCGGGCGGTGAAATAGCGGGTCAGGATTATCTGTTCCTCAAGCTCGACACCGATGAGAGGGCTTTTCCCTACCTGAACCGCCTCGGCCTGGCCCATGAGTATGGAGAGCTCTTAATCGAGGCCGACTCCCTAGAGGAACTCTTGGAAAAGGCCAAAGAAATTGAGTGGCCGATAAGCGGAACCTTCAAGGTGGACACAGAGACCATGGCCAACTGCAGGTATGACGTTACCGACCTTCCGAGGAAGCTGGGGGCGGTGATACACGGCAAAGGTTTCCGCGTGAACCTTTCGAAACCGGACACCCTTGTGAGGGTCTATTGCGGCGAAAAGCTCTACGCGGGGATAAGATACCGCTTCTTCGATCCCAAAGACTTCGAAAGGAGAAAGGCCCACCATAGGCCGTTCTTCCGGCCGATTTCACTCCACCCGCGGATTTCAAGGGCGCTGGTGAACCTGACGAAGGCAAGAGAGGAAGTCCTCGACCCCTTCATGGGTGCCGGCGGGATACTGATGGAGGCCGGCTTGATAGGCCTCAAGGTTTATGGTGTTGACATAAAACCCGAGATGGTTGAAGGGGCAAGGCTCAACCTCGAGCACTTTGGTGTTAAGGACTACGAACTCAGGCTCGGCGACGCGACAAAGCTGGAGGAGCTTTTCCCGGACAAGAAGTTTGAAGCCGTAGCAACGGACCCGCCCTACGGGACTTCGGCAACTCTTGCCGGAAGGGCGAGGGACGAGCTTTACAGGAAAGCCCTGAGGAGCATCTACAACGTCCTTGAAGACGGCGGCAGGCTGGCGATAGCGTTCCCCACGAGCTTCGATGGGGAAGCCGAGGCTGAGAAGATCGGCTTTAAGCTGGTCGGCAAGTACTACCAGCGCGTGCACAAGAGCCTGGAGAGGTATTTCTACGTTTTCAAAAAAGAATAAAGCTCAGTCCTCAAGCCAGATCTCAAGCCTCTGCTTGCCCTTTCCGAGGCTGGAGCGCTTGAGCCTCTTGAGGTGTCCTATCTCCTTTATGTCCTTCACGTGCGTCCCGCCGCAGGGAATGACCTCGAAGTCCCTTATCTGAGTGTAGCGCGTCTCCCCTTCCCACCAAATCTTCATTTCGCCACCTTCGTCGACGTATTTGTTGAACAGCTCTATGATCTTCTCCTTGTACTGGTTAACGTTTTCCGGATAGAGGATGTCGTACCTACCTTTCTCGGCGCTCATCCCGCTGCCGTAGAGCTCCCAGTTGCCTTCCCCAAGAACATCATTGAGGACGTGCTCGAGGAGGTGCATGGCCGAGTGGATGCGCATGAGCTTGTACCTGTAGTCCCAGTCTATTTTGAGCTCGACCTCGTCGCCGGGCTTGAACTTCTCTGGCTCAGCAACGGCGTGCCAGACGTTTCCAGCATCGTCCTTATAGACGTCCAGAACTTCGACGCCGTTTATCGTCCCCCTGTCGTGGGGCTGACCGCCGCCGGTAGGGTAGAAAATCGTCTGGTCAAGGAGGAGTGCACCCTCCATAATCTCAAGAACCTTCGCTTTTGCTTCCTTAAGGTAGGCGTCCTCATAGTAGAGCTTCCTCGTCATTCAGACCACCTTAGAAAAGTTGGAAAGCAGGTTTAAATGAATATCGAAAAGAAAGAAATGCTCAGCGCTTCTTCCAGATGAAGATGGCTAGACCTATAAGCACCAACGCACCAACGATGCCCGCTATCTGGACAGTGCTGAGGCCCTTCTTCTCCTCCGGCAGGGTGTACCTTACTGTGGCGGTCGTGTAGTTGGCGAGTAAGGCCTTAACATCCTCTGCTGGAGCACCGTAGCGAAGGAAGACGTTCGAGGTAATTTTTATCGTGTTACCCTGAACGACGGTAGTCAGGGTGAACCTGTTGCCGTTCAGGTCTTTGCTGATGTTCTCAGGAATCTCGAGGATCTTCGAGCCTTCCGGAAGGTTGATGGTTAGATAAAGGGTGTGGTTCACTTCGTATTCAACCCTGTCAGGTAGGCTGTTGGTTATTGCCATCGTCGGGTCAAAGGAATAGACGTAGGAGCCGTTCTCAAACTTGGTGAAGTTCCTGAGCATGTACTCGGCGTCGATGACGAGCGGAGCTTCGGTCTCGTTGAGACCGAGGATGGTCACTCTACCATGGTCAACAAGGGCGCCCTGATAGCCCAGGGCTATTGAGTAGGTTCTCAGGATGTACTCTGTGACGTTCTGAACACCGT
Above is a genomic segment from Thermococcus sp. LS1 containing:
- the hisD gene encoding histidinol dehydrogenase, which produces MDFELESYVAGILKDIRERGIEAVKEYSKKFDGYEGEFLVGEEEFEEAERLIPEKDKEIIKRTIERIRFYHEKQLENDKLYIKNASLYGIIYKPIRRIGIYVPGGKPLPSTLMMVGVPAKIAGVKEIAVTIPPKNGKVNPYVLYVAKLLGIKEVYKLGGIQAIGAMAYGIGMKKVDKIFGPGNKFVNEAKRQVFGVVGIDSLAGPSEIAVIADESANKEYVLYDLLSQLEHGKDSKAWLLTTSRELAEYCSRDGIEVVLCESLEECAEKANEIAPEHLEIITENPMGLVDLIDNAGAIYLGEYTPVPAADYFLGVNHVLPTGGAAKFSGVLTVMDFMKRISLAYVSREEFLAERYLGIRLAEIEGLEMHKRSMEVRK
- the hisB gene encoding imidazoleglycerol-phosphate dehydratase HisB; the protein is MRRKTKETDITVEIGVEGGIETGDRVFDHLLTALFFYMEQNVSIRASYDLRHHLWEDLGIVLGEELREKIMGKKIARFGNAVMPMDDALVLVAVDISRPYLNLELDVKESEEGFEVTLVREFLWALARTLNATIHVKQLAGINAHHIIEATFKGLGIALRQALRESERLESTKGVLW
- the hisH gene encoding imidazole glycerol phosphate synthase subunit HisH, with amino-acid sequence MIAIVDLGIGNLANVRKALGGVITSDPYEIEKAEKIVLPGVGNFGAVMEKLEPLRGVILDAINDGKPFLGICLGLQLLFEWSEESNGKGLGVFEGNVVRFRGVRTPHIGWNQVWQKKECKLFDGIKDGAYFYFVHSYYAQPADEGIIAGVTDYKSKGDEVVFTSAVCRDNVFAVQFHPEKSSRNGLRLLANFRRL
- the hisA gene encoding 1-(5-phosphoribosyl)-5-((5-phosphoribosylamino)methylideneamino)imidazole-4-carboxamide isomerase produces the protein MRIYPAIDLMGGKAVRLYKGQKEKVKVYGDPVGIASRFAELVDKIHVVDLDGAFTGKPQNLDVVKEIIEETGLKVQVGGGFRSYESIAKAYEIGAENVIIGTKAFDLEFLERITGDFGGITVSLDARGGKIAVKGWLEESSLKVGEAYEMLREYVDRFIYTSIERDGTLTGIESIERFWKDEEFIYAGGVSSVDDVLKLRGVGFSGAIVGKALYESEVSLKELLEVLEC
- the hisF gene encoding imidazole glycerol phosphate synthase subunit HisF; translated protein: MLAKRIIAALDIKDGRVVKGIKFQNIRDAGDPIELARRYEEEGIDEIVFLDITASFEKRKILLDLVKRIAEEIYVPFTVGGGIKSVEEIREIIKSGADKVFLNTAAVNNPELVREAAEVVGSANLVIAIDAKWNGEYWEVYTHGGRKARGINAVEWAKEVERLGAGEILLTSMDTDGTQKGFDIPLTKAIVEAVDIPVIASGGAGSPEHFYEAFKIGTEAALAASIFHYGKYTVRELKEYLAGKGIPVRLDY
- the hisIE gene encoding bifunctional phosphoribosyl-AMP cyclohydrolase/phosphoribosyl-ATP diphosphatase HisIE gives rise to the protein MEELIKKVNWEKNGGIIPVIVQDTRGEVLTLAYMNREALRKTLETGYAHYYSRSQDRIRMKGEVSGNVQKVKEIRIDCDNDALLLIVEQVGAACHTGNYSCFYRKLGEPERIAGGIDYSLTILRELEELIKQRKEKPLDGSYTSKLFAEGKEKIYKKFGEEAVEVLVAENKERIIYETADMLYHLLVLLAYNGISLGEVMTELRRRRK
- the hisC gene encoding histidinol-phosphate transaminase encodes the protein MRIRPLVKSFQPYKVLEGDYRIWLDKNENPFDLPPEIKEEIFEELKRVPFNRYPHITADPLRERIAEFLGLDKENIIVGNGSDELISLILKLFDGDHVVISSPTFGMYGFFAKFEGIDLIDVPLDENFRLQNVEEYAENARALFICSPNNPTGNAQDREKIISVLETGAPVVLDEAYAEFAKGSNVDLISEYDNLIVLRTFSKAFGLAGLRVGYAVGSKEVIDYLHRIKPPFALNSISMKIAELMLDHYDLVKRNIGYIIKERERIYREFKDYAYPSEANFILMKLNAYEFLLEKGIVVRKLGGRLEGHIRVTVGKKEENDELIGALKEFMEGRG
- a CDS encoding HAD family hydrolase — encoded protein: MKWIIFDVDGVLIDVRESYDLATKLTVEYFLGLFEIKKRIKLDWIRKLRRKGAFGDDFKVSEALILFAIAGDVEGLIEEFPEGEGINWVRERFGIGLFNGSIERVFNTFYLGEHYPGRLFDFDGLWKREKPIVRAELLEMAKKRFKLGVITGRSALELELAEKLIGFHFEKAVTRELYVKPDPRAIWHLTRGEGGVYIGDTVNDELLVRNYREKYGADFKAIIVGRDVEDVNEAMETLLG
- the proC gene encoding pyrroline-5-carboxylate reductase, giving the protein MRIAVIGAGTIGGAVAKALAEAGHSVIATRRNTEKARWLEEHGVRVIRNNVKAAEWAEVVFIAVKPNKVAGILEEIEKAIRGKLVVSLAAGIPLRSLKRLAPKAKFVRAMPNIAILVKESFTAYTSDGLTDEDIKTVESLFSSFGKCLQVEEEHMDAITGLSGSGPAYVSVFLEAMIYGGLRVGLSRDVAKLAAAQTLLGTAKLLLESENHPAEIRDMVITPGGTTIDGIFELEEGKIRTAIMKAVDAATKKSRILSVEIKK
- a CDS encoding ATPase domain-containing protein, with amino-acid sequence MGRVSTGIKGLDKMLGGGLIPGRTYLVKGGPGTGKTTLTIQFLTEGVKNGENVLYVTLEESLKTLKEDMSKMGFNLDDPKFDAIDATPVTDMTHNIFAGTFYETFGKSFEKLMSSIQDKVKSKHYSRVAIDPLTMLKLTVKDELDYRTTFIGFLKSLSELGATVILTSDLKTSDVEEYLVSGVIELKTLEVSGRILRGIIIRKFRGSSFDEQIRPYKITTGGIRVYNNENIFVE
- a CDS encoding TIGR01177 family methyltransferase codes for the protein MLYLEILGNLPEMARDEVKAMLELSGGEIAGQDYLFLKLDTDERAFPYLNRLGLAHEYGELLIEADSLEELLEKAKEIEWPISGTFKVDTETMANCRYDVTDLPRKLGAVIHGKGFRVNLSKPDTLVRVYCGEKLYAGIRYRFFDPKDFERRKAHHRPFFRPISLHPRISRALVNLTKAREEVLDPFMGAGGILMEAGLIGLKVYGVDIKPEMVEGARLNLEHFGVKDYELRLGDATKLEELFPDKKFEAVATDPPYGTSATLAGRARDELYRKALRSIYNVLEDGGRLAIAFPTSFDGEAEAEKIGFKLVGKYYQRVHKSLERYFYVFKKE
- a CDS encoding alanyl-tRNA editing protein codes for the protein MTRKLYYEDAYLKEAKAKVLEIMEGALLLDQTIFYPTGGGQPHDRGTINGVEVLDVYKDDAGNVWHAVAEPEKFKPGDEVELKIDWDYRYKLMRIHSAMHLLEHVLNDVLGEGNWELYGSGMSAEKGRYDILYPENVNQYKEKIIELFNKYVDEGGEMKIWWEGETRYTQIRDFEVIPCGGTHVKDIKEIGHLKRLKRSSLGKGKQRLEIWLED